One segment of Pseudomonas asgharzadehiana DNA contains the following:
- a CDS encoding PilZ domain-containing protein yields MTDHPSDRRCFRRIAIDAKTEVRQNGQEWPVKLLDLSLKGLAIKRPESWKGNNALPFEVDIRLDPKAHIKMRVKLTHDDHGQLGFECKEIDLDSISHLRRLVELNLGDQQELERELGALLHV; encoded by the coding sequence ATGACCGATCACCCGTCCGACCGCCGCTGTTTCCGCCGGATTGCGATTGACGCCAAGACCGAAGTTCGACAAAACGGCCAGGAATGGCCGGTTAAATTGCTGGATCTGTCGCTGAAAGGCTTGGCGATAAAACGGCCCGAGTCCTGGAAAGGCAATAACGCACTCCCCTTCGAAGTCGACATCCGCCTGGACCCGAAGGCGCATATAAAGATGCGGGTAAAACTGACCCACGACGACCACGGCCAATTAGGCTTTGAGTGCAAGGAAATCGATCTGGACTCGATCAGCCACCTGCGGCGGCTGGTCGAGTTGAACCTGGGTGATCAGCAAGAACTAGAGCGGGAACTCGGCGCGTTGCTGCACGTGTGA
- the radA gene encoding DNA repair protein RadA, translating to MAKAKRMYGCTECGATFPKWAGQCGECGAWNTLTETMIESGGAAAPTGRAGWTGQQAQIKTLAEVSVEEIPRFSTASGELDRVLGGGLVDGSVVLIGGDPGIGKSTILLQTLCSIASRMPALYVTGEESQQQVAMRARRLGLPQDQLRVMTETCIESIIATARIEKPKVMVIDSIQTIFTEQLQSAPGGVSQVRESAALLVRYAKQSGTAIFLVGHVTKEGALAGPRVLEHMVDTVLYFEGESDGRLRLLRAVKNRFGAVNELGVFAMTDRGLKEVSNPSAIFLTRAQEEVPGSVVMATWEGTRPMLVEVQALVDDSHLANPRRVTLGLDQNRLAMLLAVLHRHGGIPTHDQDVFLNVVGGVKVLETASDLALMAAVMSSLRNRPLPHDLLVFGEVGLSGEVRPVPSGQERLKEAAKHGFKRAIVPKGNAPKEAPAGLQIIAVTRLEQALDALFE from the coding sequence ATGGCAAAGGCCAAGCGCATGTACGGCTGCACCGAGTGCGGCGCGACCTTTCCCAAGTGGGCCGGCCAGTGCGGCGAGTGTGGGGCCTGGAACACGCTCACCGAAACCATGATCGAGAGCGGCGGCGCGGCAGCCCCTACCGGCCGTGCCGGCTGGACCGGGCAACAGGCGCAGATCAAGACCCTGGCCGAAGTCAGCGTCGAAGAGATCCCAAGGTTTTCCACCGCCTCCGGCGAGCTGGACCGGGTGTTGGGCGGTGGCCTGGTGGACGGTTCGGTGGTACTGATCGGCGGCGACCCCGGTATCGGCAAATCCACCATCCTGCTGCAAACCCTGTGCAGCATCGCCAGCCGCATGCCGGCGCTGTACGTCACCGGCGAAGAGTCCCAGCAGCAAGTGGCCATGCGCGCGCGCCGCCTGGGCTTGCCCCAGGATCAACTGCGGGTCATGACCGAAACCTGCATCGAAAGCATCATCGCCACGGCCCGCATCGAAAAACCCAAGGTCATGGTGATCGACTCGATCCAGACGATTTTCACCGAGCAACTGCAATCGGCGCCCGGCGGCGTGTCCCAGGTGCGCGAGAGTGCGGCGCTGCTGGTGCGTTATGCCAAGCAGAGCGGCACGGCGATCTTCCTCGTCGGCCATGTGACCAAGGAAGGCGCGTTGGCCGGGCCACGGGTGTTGGAGCATATGGTCGATACCGTGCTGTATTTCGAAGGCGAATCCGACGGCCGCTTGCGCTTGCTGCGGGCGGTGAAGAACCGCTTCGGCGCCGTGAACGAGTTGGGCGTATTCGCCATGACCGACCGGGGGCTGAAAGAAGTCTCCAACCCGTCGGCGATTTTTCTGACCCGTGCCCAGGAAGAAGTTCCGGGGAGCGTGGTGATGGCAACGTGGGAAGGTACCCGGCCGATGCTGGTGGAAGTGCAGGCGCTGGTGGATGACAGTCACCTGGCCAACCCTCGCCGGGTAACGCTTGGCCTGGATCAGAACCGACTGGCAATGTTGCTGGCGGTATTGCACCGGCACGGCGGCATTCCTACCCACGACCAGGATGTATTCCTCAACGTGGTGGGCGGGGTCAAAGTGCTGGAAACCGCTTCCGACCTGGCCTTGATGGCAGCGGTGATGTCCAGCCTGCGTAACCGGCCGTTGCCCCACGACTTGCTGGTGTTTGGCGAGGTTGGCCTGTCCGGCGAAGTACGCCCGGTACCCAGCGGCCAGGAACGCCTCAAGGAGGCCGCCAAGCACGGCTTCAAGCGCGCCATCGTGCCCAAGGGCAATGCGCCGAAGGAGGCGCCGGCGGGCTTGCAGATTATTGCGGTAACACGCCTGGAGCAGGCATTGGATGCACTTTTCGAATGA
- a CDS encoding ankyrin repeat domain-containing protein encodes MRISIGLLMAMLAFVAHAEPPEPAALKAQLQDYYFDAARRGDVDMLNTFIEAGYSLNAQDDKGYTALILAAYHGEGAYVDRLLAAGADACVQDNRGNTALMGAIFKGELKIAQRLLATDCNPDQRNGAGQTAAMYAGLFKRVELLDALKAKGADLNAEDPVGNSASRLAGGEIRTPASR; translated from the coding sequence ATGCGTATTTCTATCGGTTTATTGATGGCCATGCTGGCCTTTGTCGCCCATGCCGAGCCGCCCGAACCTGCGGCACTCAAGGCACAGCTGCAGGATTATTACTTCGACGCCGCCCGCCGTGGCGACGTCGACATGCTCAATACCTTTATCGAGGCCGGCTACAGCCTCAACGCCCAGGACGACAAGGGTTATACCGCCCTGATCCTCGCCGCGTACCACGGTGAAGGCGCCTATGTGGACCGCCTGCTCGCCGCCGGCGCCGATGCCTGCGTGCAGGACAATCGCGGCAATACGGCGTTGATGGGCGCAATCTTCAAGGGCGAGCTGAAAATCGCCCAGCGCCTGCTGGCCACTGACTGCAACCCCGACCAACGCAACGGTGCCGGGCAGACGGCAGCCATGTACGCCGGCTTGTTCAAGCGCGTGGAGTTGCTCGACGCCTTGAAAGCCAAGGGCGCTGACCTGAATGCCGAAGACCCGGTCGGCAACAGTGCTTCACGATTGGCCGGCGGTGAAATCCGGACCCCGGCGTCGCGCTGA
- the katB gene encoding catalase KatB: MNKSMSRGPLLARHVVALATASLLSLSVQAANLTRDNGAAVGDNQNSQTAGANGPVLLQDVQLIQKLQRFDRERIPERVVHARGTGAHGTFTVTDNLSDLTKAKVFAAGEATPVFVRFSAVVHGNHSPETLRDPRGFATKFYTAEGNWDLVGNNFPTFFIRDAIKFPDMVHAFKPDPRTNLDDDSRRFDFFSHVPESTRTLTELYSDAGTPASYREMDGNGVHAYKLINAKGEVHYVKFHWKSLQGIKNLDPKQVTEVQGRDYSHMTNDLVTHINKGDFPKWDLYVQVLKPEDLAKFDFDPLDATKIWPNVPERKVGQMVLNRNPANVFQETEQVAMAPANLVPGIEPSEDRLLQGRVFSYADTQMYRLGANALQLPINAPRATVNNGNQDGAMNVGKTTTGVNYQPSRLMPREEPQAARYSQSALVGSTQQAKIQREQNFKQAGDLYRSYNQKERQDLIDNFGGSLATTDDESKHIILSFLYKADPEYGTGVTKVAKGDLARVKALAEKLTD; encoded by the coding sequence ATGAACAAGTCAATGAGCCGCGGGCCGTTGCTGGCGCGTCACGTAGTGGCGCTGGCGACCGCCAGCCTGCTTTCCCTGTCGGTGCAGGCCGCCAACCTGACCCGCGATAACGGCGCCGCGGTAGGCGACAACCAGAACTCGCAAACCGCCGGCGCCAACGGCCCGGTGCTGCTGCAAGACGTGCAGTTGATCCAGAAACTGCAGCGCTTTGACCGCGAGCGTATCCCGGAGCGCGTGGTGCACGCACGTGGCACCGGTGCCCACGGTACCTTCACCGTCACCGATAACCTCAGCGACCTGACCAAGGCCAAAGTCTTTGCCGCCGGCGAAGCGACCCCGGTATTCGTGCGCTTCTCGGCCGTGGTGCATGGCAACCACTCGCCGGAAACACTGCGTGATCCACGCGGCTTCGCCACCAAGTTCTACACCGCCGAGGGTAATTGGGACTTAGTGGGTAATAACTTCCCGACGTTCTTTATCCGCGACGCCATCAAGTTCCCGGACATGGTCCACGCCTTTAAACCGGACCCCCGCACTAACCTGGATGACGACTCCCGCCGTTTTGACTTCTTCTCCCATGTTCCCGAGTCCACGCGTACGCTCACCGAGTTGTATTCCGATGCCGGCACGCCTGCCAGTTATCGGGAAATGGACGGCAACGGCGTACATGCCTACAAGTTGATTAACGCCAAGGGCGAAGTGCACTACGTCAAGTTCCATTGGAAGAGCCTGCAGGGCATCAAGAACCTTGACCCAAAACAAGTCACCGAGGTACAGGGCCGTGACTACAGCCATATGACTAACGACTTGGTCACGCACATCAACAAGGGCGACTTCCCCAAGTGGGATCTGTATGTGCAAGTGCTCAAACCTGAAGACTTGGCCAAGTTCGACTTCGACCCGCTGGACGCGACCAAGATCTGGCCGAATGTGCCCGAGCGCAAAGTCGGGCAAATGGTGCTGAACCGCAACCCGGCGAATGTGTTCCAGGAAACCGAGCAAGTAGCCATGGCCCCCGCCAACCTGGTGCCGGGTATCGAGCCGTCGGAAGACCGCCTGCTGCAAGGCCGGGTGTTCTCCTACGCCGACACGCAGATGTACCGCCTGGGTGCCAATGCGTTGCAATTGCCGATCAACGCCCCACGGGCCACCGTCAACAATGGTAACCAGGATGGCGCGATGAACGTCGGCAAAACCACCACGGGTGTGAATTACCAGCCAAGCCGCCTGATGCCGCGCGAAGAGCCGCAAGCCGCGCGATACAGCCAGTCGGCGCTGGTGGGCAGTACCCAGCAGGCGAAGATCCAGCGCGAGCAGAACTTCAAGCAGGCCGGTGACCTGTACCGCTCCTACAACCAGAAGGAGCGCCAGGACTTGATCGACAACTTCGGCGGCTCCCTGGCCACCACCGATGACGAGAGCAAGCACATCATCCTGTCGTTCCTCTACAAGGCAGACCCGGAGTACGGCACGGGCGTGACCAAGGTTGCCAAGGGTGACCTGGCGCGCGTGAAGGCGCTGGCTGAAAAACTGACGGACTGA
- the mscL gene encoding large-conductance mechanosensitive channel protein MscL — protein sequence MGVISEFKAFAVKGNVVDMAVGIIIGAAFGKIVSSFVGDVVMPPIGLLIGGVDFGDLAVTLKAAQGDAPAVVLAYGKFIQSVIDFVIVAFAIFMGVKAINRLKREEAVAPSLPPTPSKEEVLLGEIRDLLKAQNDKPL from the coding sequence ATGGGCGTGATCAGTGAGTTCAAGGCCTTCGCGGTCAAAGGTAATGTGGTCGACATGGCCGTCGGTATCATCATCGGCGCCGCCTTCGGCAAAATTGTTTCCTCGTTCGTAGGCGACGTGGTGATGCCCCCGATTGGCCTGTTGATCGGCGGCGTGGATTTCGGTGACCTGGCGGTGACGCTCAAAGCGGCCCAGGGCGATGCGCCCGCCGTGGTGCTGGCGTACGGCAAGTTTATCCAGAGCGTGATCGACTTCGTGATTGTCGCGTTTGCGATCTTTATGGGCGTGAAGGCCATCAACCGCCTCAAGCGCGAAGAAGCCGTGGCGCCAAGCCTGCCGCCGACGCCGAGCAAGGAAGAGGTGCTGCTGGGCGAGATTCGCGACCTGCTCAAGGCACAGAACGACAAACCGCTTTAA
- a CDS encoding ferredoxin--NADP reductase, with product MTASAEKFTRQTLLDVQSLTPSLFTLRTTRDPGFRFTAGQFVRLGVTKADGTTVWRAYSVVSSPFDEHLDFFSIVVPGGEFTSELSRLRVGDTLMVERQATGFLTLNRFVDGRDLWLLGTGTGVAPFLSILQDFEAWEKFERIILVYSAREAKELAYQSLINELGQREYLAEYAHKLTYIPIVTREQHPGALNGRITALIENGELERAAGVELTPEHSRVLICGNPQMVDDTRQLLKQRDLQLSLSRRPGQVAVENYW from the coding sequence ATGACGGCCAGTGCTGAAAAATTCACCCGCCAGACATTGCTCGATGTGCAATCGCTGACCCCCAGCCTGTTTACCCTGCGTACCACCCGCGATCCGGGTTTTCGGTTTACCGCCGGCCAGTTCGTGCGCCTGGGTGTGACCAAGGCCGACGGCACTACGGTGTGGCGCGCCTATTCCGTGGTGTCTTCACCCTTTGATGAACATTTGGATTTCTTCTCGATTGTGGTTCCAGGAGGCGAGTTCACCAGTGAGCTGAGTCGCCTGCGGGTAGGCGACACGCTGATGGTGGAACGCCAGGCCACGGGCTTCCTGACCCTGAACCGCTTCGTGGACGGCCGCGACTTGTGGCTGCTGGGCACCGGCACCGGGGTAGCGCCATTTCTTTCGATCCTGCAGGACTTCGAGGCCTGGGAAAAATTCGAGCGCATCATTCTGGTGTACAGCGCCCGGGAAGCCAAAGAACTGGCCTATCAATCGTTGATCAACGAGCTGGGGCAGCGTGAGTACCTGGCCGAGTACGCACATAAGTTGACCTACATACCGATTGTCACCCGTGAACAGCATCCGGGCGCGCTGAATGGGCGCATTACCGCGTTGATTGAAAATGGCGAACTGGAACGCGCAGCCGGCGTTGAACTGACCCCTGAGCATTCCCGCGTGCTGATTTGCGGTAACCCGCAAATGGTCGATGACACCCGCCAGTTGCTCAAACAACGTGACCTGCAACTGAGCCTGAGCCGCCGCCCAGGGCAAGTGGCGGTGGAAAACTACTGGTAA